DNA from Spirochaetota bacterium:
CAGCCCCCCCCCTCTCGACTCGATTCCCGACGATACCAGGGGCACGGGCTAATGGCAAACAATTATTGGATAACGGGGTGTCGGAAAATTATGTCTCTTGAGTGAAAATTTTCTCATGCTCCCCCGTGAAATGCCGATGTATCAGGTAAGGCCAGGTCTCTGGCGGGAGGAAGCAGGCTATGTTTGACGGGACGGGTGCCGCACGGACCAACTACCTTCTTGAACGCGCCCTTGACGCGGAATCGCTGCGGCGTAACGTGATCGCGAACAATATCGCGAACGTGGACGTTCCGCATTTTAAAAGAAGCGAAGTCAATTTCGAGAGCGAGCTCAACAGGGTGCTGGAGGAAAAGCAGGACGACTCGAACCGGTTTCCCGGGATCGTGACCGATGACCGCCACATACCATTCTTCGTGGAGCGCGACGTCAAGGTTGTCCGGCCGCGGGTCAACCTGGATTACTCCACCACCTACAGGAACGACGGCAACAATGTG
Protein-coding regions in this window:
- the flgB gene encoding flagellar basal body rod protein FlgB gives rise to the protein MFDGTGAARTNYLLERALDAESLRRNVIANNIANVDVPHFKRSEVNFESELNRVLEEKQDDSNRFPGIVTDDRHIPFFVERDVKVVRPRVNLDYSTTYRNDGNNVDIEKEIVDASKNQMRYNAYVTMLNQNYKLLKISMRTA